A genomic region of Miscanthus floridulus cultivar M001 chromosome 3, ASM1932011v1, whole genome shotgun sequence contains the following coding sequences:
- the LOC136541270 gene encoding uncharacterized protein → MGKDKEAPKLKEEEKKSKDEVHLKIKSKDKSTGEVDDEKEIEAKFVEKEEVKDSGDAAGSAGKGKEGKKDKEKKKEKSEKGGDDQDDEKVIKKKDKKEKDKKKKEDGEDSEKAEKGKKDKKAKEKDGSESKDSSGEKQEKMKDKKKKEGDKDVGEEKHKKRENKDKKDKKDKEKDGSEPKGSSDEKQEKGKDKKKKDKSEEMEQEEGHLENKNDEAAQKDVHMNKEFAGAVDSGTREIKLTDTEPQEKEIDSEDSEGKKKNKEEEDKDEVKKKKKDGGEGDEGEKKDKEKNEKKKDKGDKKEDGKKKEGDGEEDGEGKKKKKKDKGAKEKTTDPVKLKAKLEKVDAKLQDLQAKKEDILRQLKGLEESGKGKTNEEKPAHVQEDEGKDTAEVPAHILEQGGESKVKGQDPVAAA, encoded by the coding sequence ATGGGGAAGGACAAGGAAGCTCCCAAGctgaaggaggaggagaagaagtcCAAGGATGAGGTCCATCTCAAGATCAAGAGCAAGGACAAGTCGACAGGTGAGGTCGACGACGAGAAGGAGATCGAGGCAAAGTTTGTTGAGAAGGAAGAGGTCAAAGACTCGGGTGATGCTGCAGGGTCTGCCGGAAAGGGTAAAGAGGGGAAGAAAgacaaagagaagaagaaggagaagtcgGAGAAGGGTGGAGATGACCAAGATGATGAGaaggtgatcaagaagaaggataaaaaggagaaagacaagaaaaagaaggaaGATGGTGAAGATTCAGAAAAGGCAGAGAAgggcaagaaggataagaaggctAAAGAGAAGGATGGATCAGAGTCGAAGGATTCAAGTGGTGAGAAACAAGAGAAAatgaaagataagaaaaagaaggaAGGTGACAAAGATGTTGGGGAGGAGAAACACAAGAAGAGAGAAAACAAAGATAAGAAGGATAAAAAGGACAAAGAAAAGGATGGATCTGAACCAAAGGGTTCAAGCGATGAAAAACAAGAGAAAGGCAAAGACAAGAAAAAGAAAGACAAGAGCGAAGAGATGGAACAGGAGGAGGGCCATCTGGAGAATAAGAATGATGAGGCTGCACAGAAGGATGTTCACATGAACAAAGAGTTCGCAGGAGCTGTAGACTCGGGCACCCGTGAAATCAAGCTAACTGACACTGAACCACAGGAGAAAGAAATTGATAGTGAAGATTCAGAAGgcaagaagaaaaacaaagaggaggaggacaaggacgaagtgaagaagaaaaagaaggatggTGGTGAGGGCGATGAAGGcgagaagaaagacaaagaaaagaatgagaagaagaaggacaagggtgacaagaaggaagatggtAAGAAGAAAGAGGGTGATGGCGAGGAAGACGGAGAaggtaagaagaagaagaagaaagacaagggtGCAAAGGAGAAGACGACCGATCCAGTGAAGCTGAAAGCAAAACTGGAGAAGGTGGATGCCAAATTGCAAGACCTACAGGCTAAGAAAGAAGACATCCTGAGGCAGCTGAAAGGGCTGGAAGAAAGCGGCAAGGGAAAGACCAATGAAGAGAAGCCTGCACATGTACAGGAGGACGAAGGAAAGGATACGGCAGAGGTGCCTGCACATATACTGGAACAGGGTGGAGAGAGCAAGGTCAAGGGACAGGATCCAGTTGCCGCAGCCTGA
- the LOC136544801 gene encoding syntaxin-132-like: MNNLLTDSFELPRRDSSRDADIEMGMHQADASDNLKDFLKKVDAIESLIAKLTNLLNKLQTANEESKAVTKASSMKAIKQRMEKDIDEVGKIARQAKTKVDELEKDNLSNRQKPGCGKGSAVDRSREQTTGAVKKKLKERMDDFQTLREAIRQEYQEVVERRVFTVTGNRPDEETIDDLIETGKSEQIFKDAIQHQGRGQILDTVAEIQERHDAVRDLERKLLELQQIFMDMAVLVEAQGDMINNIETHVSNATNHIQHGVTALQNAKKLQKNSRKWMCYAIILLLVIVVVIVVAVIQPWKKG; the protein is encoded by the exons ATGAACAACCTCCTCACG GATTCCTTTGAGCTCCCTCGGCGGGACTCCTCGAGAGATGCGGACATTGAAATGGGAATGCATCAGGCTGATGCTTCAGACAACTTAAAAGATTTCTTGAAGAAG GTCGATGCAATTGAGAGTTTAATTGCAAAGCTGACAAATCTATTGAATAAGCTCCAG ACTGCAAATGAGGAATCCAAAGCAGTTACAAAAGCAAGTTCCATGAAAG CAATTAAGCAGCGGATGGAGAAAGATATTGATGAAGTGGGGAAAATTGCTCGTCAGGCAAAGACAAAAGTTGATGAACTGGAAAAAGAT AACTTATCGAATAGGCAAAAACCAGGATGTGGAAAGGGTTCTGCCGTGGACCGATCAAGAGAGCAAACTACTGG AGCAGTGAAAAAGAAATTGAAGGAGCGGATGGATGATTTTCAG ACCTTGAGAGAAGCAATCAGGCAAGAGTACCAGGAGGTTGTTGAAAGAAGGGTTTTTACTGTAACTGGTAATCGCCCTGATGAAGAG ACAATTGATGACTTGATAGAGACCGGAAAAAGTGAGCAAATATTCAAAGATGCTATCCAACATCAGGGAAGAGGCCAG ATACTGGACACAGTTGCTGAAATACAGGAGCGACATGATGCTGTAAGGGATCTAGAGAGGAAGCTTTTGGAGTTGCAACAG ATATTCATGGACATGGCAGTTCTTGTTGAGGCTCAAGGAGACATGATCAACAACATCGAGACACAT GTCTCGAACGCCACCAATCACATACAGCATGGCGTGACCGCACTCCAGAATGCGAAGAAACTGCAGAAGAATTCGAGGAAGTGGATGTGCTATGCCATCATCCTACTGCTGGTGATAGTGGTGGTCATTGTCGTCGCAGTCATCCAGCCATGGAAGAAGGGCTAG